One genomic window of Desulfovibrio legallii includes the following:
- a CDS encoding NAD(P)-dependent alcohol dehydrogenase encodes MKGLAMRRLNEIGWIEKEAPACGPLDALVRPLAVAPCSSDVHTVWEGAMGDRRDLILGHEAVGEVLEVGALVRDFRPGDKVLVPAITPDWNSLEAQGGYSMHSGGMLAGWKFSNFKDGVFAEVFHVNDADGNLAHLPQGMDLAAAVMLSDMVPTGLHGAELADVQFGDAVLVVGIGPVGLMAVAGAALRGAGAIYAVGSRPLCQEVAKSYGATAIIDYHSGTLHEQIQELTHGRGVDKAIVAGGDVETFAEVFKVLRPGGRIGNVNYLGSGEAVQVPRLDWGCGMGHKLLTGGLMPGGRLRMEKLAAMVTHGRLDVQPLLTHRFSGFDKMEEALLLMKDKPRDLIKPVVMM; translated from the coding sequence ATGAAAGGTTTGGCCATGCGTCGCCTGAACGAGATCGGCTGGATTGAAAAGGAAGCGCCCGCCTGCGGCCCCCTGGACGCGCTTGTCCGTCCCCTGGCCGTCGCGCCCTGCTCCTCGGACGTGCACACGGTGTGGGAAGGGGCCATGGGCGACCGCCGCGATCTGATTCTTGGGCACGAAGCCGTGGGCGAAGTGCTGGAGGTGGGCGCGCTGGTGCGCGATTTCAGGCCCGGCGACAAGGTGCTGGTGCCCGCCATTACGCCGGACTGGAATTCCCTGGAGGCGCAGGGCGGGTATTCCATGCATTCCGGCGGCATGCTGGCCGGGTGGAAGTTTTCCAACTTTAAGGACGGCGTGTTTGCCGAGGTCTTCCATGTGAACGACGCGGACGGCAACCTGGCCCATCTGCCGCAAGGGATGGACCTGGCCGCGGCCGTCATGCTCAGCGACATGGTGCCCACGGGACTGCACGGGGCCGAGCTGGCCGACGTGCAGTTCGGCGACGCCGTGCTGGTGGTGGGCATCGGCCCGGTGGGGCTCATGGCCGTGGCGGGCGCGGCCCTGCGCGGCGCAGGGGCCATCTATGCCGTGGGTTCCCGGCCCCTGTGCCAGGAGGTTGCCAAAAGCTACGGCGCTACGGCGATCATTGATTACCACAGCGGCACGCTGCACGAACAGATCCAGGAGCTGACCCACGGCCGCGGCGTGGACAAAGCCATTGTGGCGGGCGGCGATGTGGAAACCTTTGCCGAGGTCTTCAAGGTGCTCAGGCCCGGCGGGCGCATCGGCAACGTCAATTATCTGGGCTCCGGCGAGGCCGTACAGGTGCCGCGCCTGGACTGGGGCTGCGGCATGGGGCACAAGCTGCTGACCGGCGGGCTCATGCCCGGCGGTCGCCTGCGCATGGAAAAGCTGGCGGCCATGGTCACCCACGGCCGCCTGGACGTGCAGCCCCTGCTGACCCACCGCTTTAGCGGTTTCGACAAAATGGAGGAAGCCCTGCTGCTTATGAAGGACAAGCCGCGCGACCTCATCAAGCCCGTAGTCATGATGTAG
- a CDS encoding FeoA family protein: MDAAFPLTALSVGQQARIVRIVARGELARRIRDMGLGTGMAVSVMGYAPLRDPLALRCAEATIALRRREARTILVRMD, encoded by the coding sequence ATGGATGCGGCGTTTCCCTTGACCGCGCTTTCCGTAGGGCAGCAGGCCCGCATTGTGCGCATTGTGGCTCGCGGCGAGCTGGCCAGGCGCATTCGCGACATGGGGCTGGGTACGGGCATGGCCGTTTCCGTCATGGGCTACGCGCCCTTGCGCGACCCTTTGGCGCTGCGCTGCGCTGAGGCCACCATTGCCCTGCGCCGCAGGGAGGCCCGGACCATCCTGGTGCGGATGGACTGA
- a CDS encoding GGDEF domain-containing protein, translated as MKITRAPRPQGLGIDRYLALLLLCLTLLFAASFFYYMNLAREISVAGTRIYGAYLPLITALQQQENQRREFWRALETALRSGEPADLDATVAAINADLAAESATRRRRWRAAQEAAQRLVRLRRAAATAQGEDAERARQADRALDDLLAAVSNLEPTASPTEAMRAQLHRTANLAHGFENRLLTGFALLGAGLAGLFGLLHLHLARPLRAIMTYLNQMGTGAARRAPPPSRIRELRNITAALENLGTYLSNATVQSQKLVSEHDRFQKISLTDGLTGIHNRRAFDAGLRQCWAEARENRTPLGLIMLDVDKFKTYNDSYGHQAGDVCLVRVAAAMARTARATDLCARYGGEEFALLLPGANAATLQAVTRRVHAEVAAERLPHPASPCGAFVTVSMGAASLIPPPDAPDGGSALVRQADAALYAAKEQGRNRSVVHGEAQAKDTAPQGASRPGLPPPADPPAARPPQKAR; from the coding sequence TTGAAAATAACGCGGGCCCCAAGGCCGCAGGGCCTGGGCATAGACCGCTACCTGGCCCTGCTGCTGCTCTGCCTGACGTTGCTCTTTGCCGCCAGCTTCTTCTATTATATGAATCTGGCGCGCGAAATCAGCGTGGCGGGCACCCGCATCTACGGGGCCTATCTGCCCCTGATAACGGCCCTGCAGCAACAGGAAAACCAACGCCGGGAATTCTGGCGCGCCCTGGAGACGGCCCTGCGCTCCGGCGAACCCGCCGACCTGGACGCGACCGTTGCGGCCATCAACGCCGACCTCGCCGCGGAATCGGCCACCCGCCGCCGGCGCTGGCGCGCAGCCCAGGAGGCCGCCCAAAGGCTGGTCCGGCTGCGCCGCGCAGCCGCAACGGCACAGGGCGAAGACGCCGAACGGGCCCGGCAGGCGGACCGCGCCCTGGACGACCTTCTGGCCGCCGTCAGCAACCTGGAGCCCACGGCCTCCCCTACGGAGGCCATGCGCGCGCAACTGCACCGCACGGCGAACCTGGCCCATGGCTTTGAAAACCGCCTGCTGACGGGTTTTGCCCTGCTGGGCGCGGGCCTGGCGGGTCTGTTCGGCCTGCTGCACCTGCACCTGGCCCGCCCCCTGCGGGCCATCATGACCTATCTGAACCAGATGGGCACGGGCGCGGCCAGGCGCGCGCCGCCCCCAAGCCGCATCCGTGAGCTGCGCAACATTACGGCGGCGCTGGAAAATCTTGGCACATACCTTTCCAACGCCACGGTGCAGTCCCAAAAGCTGGTTTCAGAGCACGACCGCTTCCAGAAAATATCCCTGACGGACGGGCTTACCGGCATCCACAACCGCCGGGCCTTTGACGCCGGCCTGCGCCAATGCTGGGCCGAAGCCAGAGAAAACCGGACGCCCCTCGGACTGATCATGCTGGATGTGGACAAATTCAAAACCTACAACGACAGCTACGGTCACCAGGCTGGCGACGTCTGCCTGGTCCGGGTGGCCGCCGCCATGGCCAGAACAGCCCGCGCCACAGACCTCTGCGCGCGCTACGGCGGCGAGGAATTCGCCCTGCTGCTGCCGGGGGCCAATGCGGCCACGCTTCAGGCCGTAACCCGCCGCGTGCACGCCGAAGTGGCCGCAGAGCGCCTGCCCCATCCCGCCTCGCCCTGCGGCGCGTTTGTCACGGTAAGCATGGGCGCGGCCAGCCTTATTCCCCCGCCGGACGCCCCGGACGGCGGCAGCGCCCTGGTGCGGCAGGCGGACGCGGCCCTTTACGCGGCCAAGGAGCAAGGGCGCAACCGCTCCGTCGTGCACGGCGAGGCCCAGGCGAAGGACACGGCGCCGCAAGGGGCGTCGCGCCCCGGTCTTCCGCCCCCCGCAGATCCGCCAGCGGCACGGCCGCCGCAAAAAGCCCGCTGA
- the feoB gene encoding ferrous iron transport protein B, which yields MSETLSAVGAGAAVHARACIGGLAYSLRLAIAGNPNCGKTTVFNALTGAHQHVGNYSGVTVEKKEGYIRYEGQEIILVDLPGAYSLAAYSQEEAVARDVLLDGTVQAVINVVDAGVLERGLLLTVQLREMGLPVVIACNMMDEAAAAGIRIDFPRLEAMLGVRAAPTVGTTGQGLREALTAAREMVRQAEQTAPPSAPSGPQPTGGRALRLSYGPLLDPVLERMEQRLAQSRAMAASPYAHCAPRWLALHLLQDDAAAAAAVRAADPTLAEDLGQTIREARAELQRRGEDAEGIIADGHSLFVRRVAAACVQKTGNRHRLSLSDKLDRILTHAVWGAPIMLAVLYAMFQITIGLGAYPQSWLEEAFAALGNAANALLPEGLFASLLVDGIIAGVGGVFSFVPLVLIMFALVAIVEDSGYMARMAYISDRLFHFFGLHGASVMPYIISGGIAGGCAIPGVMATRTLRSPKEKLATMLTLPYMACGAKLPVYLLLVGAFFPGRAADMMFAILLTSWLFAFGMAWLLRKTVLRGEATPLVMEMPPYRLPTLRGICIHCWERTWMYLKKAGTILAPIAVLIWAGMTFPALDPQLALPYENEIAQLNVTLENPEADPALRQQNAARLTIVQEELDAERLRHSFAGRLGAALEGLTAYAGFNWRTDVALIGGIAAKEAIISTLGTAYALGEQDPENAVSLSELLRKDPSWNQGTALALLIFVMLYAPCFVTLVVIRQESGSWKWVGFSLVVNTLLALGAAVGVYQAYLLVRP from the coding sequence ATGTCGGAAACCCTTTCCGCCGTCGGCGCAGGGGCGGCGGTCCACGCCCGCGCCTGCATCGGCGGGCTTGCCTATTCCCTGCGCCTGGCCATCGCGGGCAACCCCAATTGCGGCAAAACCACGGTATTCAACGCCCTTACAGGTGCGCACCAGCATGTGGGCAACTACAGCGGCGTGACTGTCGAAAAAAAAGAAGGCTACATCCGCTATGAAGGGCAGGAAATTATTTTGGTGGACCTGCCCGGGGCCTATTCCCTTGCCGCCTATTCCCAGGAAGAGGCCGTGGCCAGAGACGTGCTGCTGGACGGCACGGTGCAGGCCGTCATCAATGTAGTGGACGCGGGCGTTCTGGAACGCGGGCTGCTGCTTACCGTGCAGCTGCGGGAAATGGGTCTGCCCGTGGTCATTGCCTGCAACATGATGGACGAAGCCGCAGCCGCCGGCATCCGCATTGATTTTCCCCGCCTGGAAGCCATGCTGGGCGTGCGCGCCGCGCCCACGGTGGGCACCACAGGCCAGGGGCTGCGGGAGGCCCTGACCGCCGCGCGGGAAATGGTCCGGCAGGCGGAGCAGACGGCCCCGCCCAGCGCGCCGTCAGGCCCGCAACCGACGGGCGGCCGCGCCCTGCGCCTGAGCTACGGCCCACTGCTGGACCCGGTTCTGGAGCGCATGGAACAGCGCCTAGCCCAAAGCCGGGCCATGGCCGCCTCCCCTTACGCCCACTGCGCGCCGCGCTGGCTGGCCCTTCACCTGCTGCAGGACGACGCCGCAGCGGCCGCCGCCGTGCGCGCCGCCGACCCCACCCTGGCCGAAGACCTGGGCCAAACAATCCGCGAAGCCAGGGCGGAACTCCAGCGCCGGGGCGAGGACGCCGAAGGGATCATTGCCGACGGGCACAGCCTTTTTGTCCGCCGCGTCGCCGCGGCCTGCGTCCAAAAAACCGGCAACCGCCACCGCCTGAGCCTGAGCGACAAACTGGACCGCATCCTGACCCACGCCGTATGGGGCGCGCCCATCATGCTGGCCGTGCTCTACGCCATGTTCCAGATCACCATCGGGCTGGGGGCCTATCCCCAGTCCTGGCTGGAAGAGGCCTTCGCCGCCCTGGGCAACGCGGCCAACGCCCTCCTGCCCGAAGGGCTGTTCGCCTCCTTGCTGGTGGACGGCATCATCGCGGGCGTGGGCGGCGTGTTCAGCTTCGTGCCCCTGGTGCTCATTATGTTCGCGCTGGTCGCCATTGTGGAAGACAGCGGCTATATGGCCCGCATGGCCTATATCTCTGACCGGCTGTTCCACTTTTTCGGCCTGCACGGGGCCTCGGTCATGCCCTACATTATTTCCGGCGGCATTGCCGGGGGCTGCGCCATCCCCGGCGTTATGGCCACCCGCACCCTGCGCAGCCCCAAAGAAAAGCTGGCCACCATGCTCACCCTGCCCTACATGGCCTGCGGCGCCAAACTGCCCGTCTACCTGCTGCTGGTGGGGGCTTTCTTCCCCGGCCGGGCCGCGGACATGATGTTCGCCATCCTTCTGACCTCATGGCTGTTCGCCTTCGGCATGGCCTGGCTGCTGCGCAAAACCGTCCTGCGGGGCGAGGCCACCCCCCTGGTTATGGAAATGCCCCCCTACCGCCTGCCGACCCTGCGCGGCATCTGCATCCACTGCTGGGAACGCACCTGGATGTACCTGAAAAAAGCCGGAACCATCCTGGCGCCCATTGCCGTCCTTATCTGGGCCGGCATGACCTTTCCCGCCCTGGACCCACAGCTCGCCCTGCCTTACGAAAACGAAATCGCCCAGCTCAACGTGACGCTGGAAAACCCCGAAGCAGATCCGGCCCTGCGCCAGCAGAACGCCGCCCGCCTGACCATCGTTCAGGAAGAGCTGGATGCGGAGCGCCTGCGCCATTCCTTTGCCGGCAGGCTGGGCGCGGCCCTGGAGGGCCTCACCGCCTATGCGGGCTTCAACTGGCGCACGGATGTGGCGCTGATCGGCGGCATTGCGGCCAAAGAGGCCATCATTTCCACCCTGGGCACGGCCTACGCCCTGGGCGAGCAGGATCCGGAAAACGCCGTTTCCCTCTCGGAACTGCTGCGCAAAGATCCTTCCTGGAATCAGGGCACGGCTTTGGCGCTGCTGATCTTTGTCATGCTCTACGCCCCCTGCTTCGTAACCCTGGTAGTCATCCGCCAGGAATCGGGCAGCTGGAAGTGGGTGGGCTTCAGCCTCGTGGTCAACACGCTGCTGGCTTTGGGCGCGGCAGTGGGCGTGTACCAGGCCTATCTGCTGGTGCGGCCTTGA
- the htpG gene encoding molecular chaperone HtpG, translated as MAEAGKKSRQFRAEVRKVLHILTNSLYTNREIFLRELVSNASDALDKLRYRMSRGESPRLPDLPLEIRIALDKEAKTLTIADTGVGMSAEELAENLGTIAKSGSEQFLADLAAQTPKDADADTADKGDAAADETTAAPDAANIIGRFGVGFYSVFMVANKVTVTSRPAFGEEAAHVWTSDGLGTYTVAPSAEVEPQRGTVIRVELKDDALEFAEKFRVESVIRKHSAFVPFPVFVDGEQVNTQPALWREPRFSIKKEQYDAFYKAITYDAKDPLDVLHFSVDAPVQFNALLFIPDSPQDFFGVDKDFWGLDLYARRVLIQHRNQELIPDYLAFLKGVVDTEDLPLNISRETLQENVLLRKMNQVIVKQALNHLEKLAKDAPEKYVRFWNLHGKILKLGYRDFPNRERLAALLRFNSSTLPEAADLTSLDEYMARAPEDQKTFWYVAAPNREAARLNPHMERFRRKGLEVLCLYEPVDEFVMDGLGKYKDWEFKSVETAADDALAAFPDKEEAPREAVAPLSDDDSASFEALLARMKDLLGDKVKEVRVSHRLTDSPAMLTAPDGGVSSSMEKLIKVMQRDDTLPVKVLEVNRDHPLLRNMLRMFKADRQDAVLAEMVQALFDASLLLDGYIKEPQALAARSGKLLEQAAAWYAEVRKL; from the coding sequence ATGGCTGAGGCAGGCAAAAAATCCCGCCAGTTCCGCGCGGAAGTGCGCAAGGTTCTTCACATTCTCACCAATTCGCTCTATACTAACCGCGAAATTTTTTTGCGGGAGCTCGTTTCCAACGCCTCGGACGCGCTGGACAAATTGCGCTACCGCATGAGCCGGGGCGAAAGCCCGCGCCTGCCCGATCTGCCGCTGGAAATCCGCATTGCCCTTGATAAGGAGGCCAAAACCCTGACCATCGCCGATACGGGCGTGGGCATGAGCGCCGAGGAGCTGGCCGAAAACCTGGGCACCATCGCCAAATCCGGCTCGGAGCAGTTTCTGGCCGACCTGGCGGCCCAGACCCCCAAGGACGCGGACGCGGACACGGCGGACAAAGGCGACGCCGCGGCGGACGAAACCACGGCCGCCCCGGACGCAGCCAACATCATCGGCCGCTTCGGCGTGGGCTTTTATTCCGTCTTTATGGTGGCCAACAAGGTAACGGTCACTTCCCGGCCCGCCTTCGGCGAGGAAGCCGCCCACGTCTGGACCAGCGACGGCCTGGGCACATACACCGTGGCCCCCTCCGCAGAGGTCGAGCCGCAGCGCGGCACCGTCATCAGGGTCGAGCTCAAGGACGACGCCCTGGAGTTTGCGGAAAAATTCCGGGTGGAGTCGGTCATCCGCAAGCACTCGGCCTTTGTGCCCTTCCCGGTCTTTGTGGACGGCGAGCAGGTCAACACCCAGCCCGCCCTCTGGCGCGAGCCCAGGTTCTCCATCAAAAAAGAACAGTACGACGCCTTCTACAAGGCCATTACCTACGACGCCAAAGACCCGCTGGACGTGCTGCACTTCTCCGTGGACGCGCCCGTGCAGTTCAACGCCCTGCTCTTCATCCCCGACAGCCCGCAGGACTTCTTCGGCGTGGACAAAGACTTCTGGGGCCTGGATCTCTACGCCCGGCGCGTGCTCATCCAGCACCGCAACCAGGAGCTTATCCCGGACTACCTGGCCTTCCTCAAAGGCGTGGTGGATACGGAAGACCTGCCCCTGAACATCTCGCGCGAGACCCTGCAGGAAAACGTCCTGCTGCGCAAAATGAACCAGGTTATCGTTAAGCAGGCCCTGAACCACCTGGAAAAACTGGCCAAGGACGCCCCGGAAAAATACGTCCGCTTCTGGAACCTGCACGGCAAAATCCTCAAGCTGGGCTACCGCGACTTCCCCAACCGCGAGCGCCTGGCCGCACTCCTGCGCTTTAACAGCTCCACCTTGCCCGAAGCCGCGGACCTCACCAGCCTGGACGAGTACATGGCCCGCGCCCCCGAAGACCAGAAAACCTTCTGGTATGTGGCCGCGCCCAACCGCGAGGCCGCGCGCCTCAACCCCCACATGGAGCGCTTCCGCCGCAAGGGCCTGGAGGTGCTCTGCCTCTACGAACCCGTGGACGAGTTCGTTATGGACGGCCTGGGCAAATACAAGGATTGGGAATTCAAATCCGTGGAAACCGCGGCGGACGACGCCCTGGCCGCCTTCCCCGACAAGGAGGAAGCCCCCCGCGAGGCCGTGGCCCCGCTCTCGGACGACGACAGCGCGAGCTTCGAGGCCCTGCTGGCCAGAATGAAGGATCTCCTGGGCGACAAGGTCAAGGAGGTGCGCGTCTCCCACCGTCTTACGGACAGCCCCGCCATGCTCACGGCTCCGGACGGCGGTGTCTCTTCCTCCATGGAAAAACTGATCAAGGTCATGCAGCGCGACGACACCCTGCCCGTCAAAGTGCTGGAAGTGAACCGCGACCACCCCCTGCTGCGCAACATGCTGCGCATGTTCAAAGCCGACCGCCAGGACGCCGTGCTGGCCGAAATGGTCCAGGCCCTCTTCGACGCAAGCCTCCTGCTGGACGGCTACATCAAAGAGCCTCAGGCCCTGGCCGCCCGCAGCGGCAAACTTCTGGAACAGGCCGCCGCCTGGTACGCCGAAGTGCGCAAGCTGTAA
- a CDS encoding cytochrome ubiquinol oxidase subunit I, protein MDVVMLSRLQFAVAVFFHFIFVPLTLGLSIILAWMETRYVRTGDVFWKNQAKFWGKLFLINFTLGVVTGITLEFQFGTNWSRYSEYVGDIFGSLLAIEATVAFFLESTFLAVWHFGWERVGKKMHLAAIYIVAFAGNLSALWIILANGFMQNPVGYAINESMGRAELSNFWDVVFNGYAWGMYAHTVIASWALGGFFVLGVSAWHLLRGSHKEFFQRSFRMAAPFTLIMVLLLALSGDQQGKTVAHYQPAKLAALESHWETGRNAPFYLLAWPDEANEGNKVQALGIPGLLSWIAYGDANAEVKGLKDFAVQDRPPVLPTFLSFRLMVGLGGIFVLLSFGAFWQRRRDQPCSGLLKALVWNIPLPYIGIMAGWAVAEIGRQPWIVYNLMRTSDAVSPLPADSVVVSLAAFIVVYSLLGILDIYLLRKYAIKGPEAQEV, encoded by the coding sequence ATGGACGTTGTTATGCTTTCACGTCTGCAATTTGCCGTGGCCGTGTTTTTCCACTTTATCTTCGTGCCCCTGACCTTGGGGCTTTCCATAATCCTCGCCTGGATGGAAACGCGCTACGTGCGCACGGGGGACGTTTTCTGGAAAAATCAGGCCAAATTCTGGGGCAAATTGTTTCTCATCAACTTCACGCTGGGCGTGGTAACCGGCATTACGCTGGAATTCCAGTTCGGCACCAACTGGTCCCGCTATTCTGAATATGTGGGCGACATTTTCGGTTCCCTGCTGGCCATTGAGGCCACGGTGGCCTTTTTTCTGGAATCCACCTTCCTGGCCGTGTGGCACTTCGGCTGGGAGCGCGTGGGCAAAAAGATGCACCTGGCGGCCATCTATATTGTGGCCTTTGCGGGCAACCTGTCCGCCCTGTGGATTATTCTGGCCAACGGCTTCATGCAGAACCCCGTAGGCTACGCCATTAACGAGAGCATGGGCCGGGCTGAGCTTTCCAACTTCTGGGACGTGGTCTTTAACGGCTACGCCTGGGGCATGTACGCCCACACGGTCATCGCCTCGTGGGCCCTGGGCGGCTTTTTCGTCCTGGGCGTGTCGGCCTGGCATCTGCTGCGCGGCAGCCACAAGGAGTTTTTCCAGCGCTCCTTCCGCATGGCGGCGCCGTTTACCCTGATCATGGTGCTTTTGCTGGCCCTTTCGGGCGACCAGCAGGGCAAGACCGTGGCCCACTACCAGCCCGCCAAGCTGGCGGCCCTGGAATCGCACTGGGAAACGGGCCGCAACGCGCCCTTCTATCTTCTGGCCTGGCCTGACGAAGCCAATGAGGGCAACAAGGTGCAGGCCCTGGGCATCCCCGGCCTGCTGAGCTGGATCGCCTACGGCGACGCCAACGCCGAGGTAAAAGGCCTTAAAGACTTTGCCGTGCAGGACCGCCCGCCGGTTCTGCCCACCTTCCTTTCCTTCCGCTTGATGGTGGGGCTGGGCGGCATTTTTGTGCTGCTGTCCTTCGGGGCCTTCTGGCAGCGCAGGCGCGACCAGCCCTGCAGCGGCCTGCTCAAGGCCCTGGTCTGGAATATCCCGCTGCCTTACATCGGGATTATGGCCGGCTGGGCCGTGGCCGAAATCGGCCGGCAGCCCTGGATCGTCTATAACCTCATGCGCACTTCCGACGCCGTTTCGCCCCTCCCGGCGGACAGCGTGGTGGTCTCGCTGGCGGCGTTCATCGTCGTGTATTCGCTGCTGGGCATTCTGGATATCTACCTGCTGCGCAAATACGCAATCAAGGGCCCCGAAGCCCAGGAGGTGTAA
- the cydB gene encoding cytochrome d ubiquinol oxidase subunit II: MLETIWFVLWALLWAVFFILDGFDLGVGSLLPFLSKNETERRIMYNAAGPFWDGNEVWLISAGGVTFAAFPKTYAVMFSALYAPLLILLFALIFRAVSFEFRNKVEHDSWRALWDGVHFVANLIPCVLLGVAFANLFMGIPVDTQGVYHGNLLGLLNLYGLAGGVFFLCMFVLHGALWLAIKSRGELQTRAIATASFAWPVMLVLLVAFLALSALYTRLFDNYLAMPALWLLPVLALAGLIGARVMLRAGKLWLAWGCSAVFILGVTFFGVMGMFPGMIISSIDPAATVTAFNGASSQLTLKIMLGVALVMVPIVLAYQFWTYRLFSAPVTKEYVEEDEHAY; the protein is encoded by the coding sequence ATGTTGGAAACCATCTGGTTTGTGCTTTGGGCACTGTTGTGGGCCGTGTTCTTCATTCTGGACGGCTTTGACCTGGGCGTGGGTTCGCTCCTGCCCTTCCTGAGCAAAAACGAAACGGAACGCCGCATCATGTACAACGCGGCCGGGCCCTTCTGGGACGGCAACGAGGTGTGGCTTATCTCCGCCGGCGGCGTGACCTTCGCGGCCTTTCCCAAGACCTATGCGGTTATGTTCAGCGCCTTGTACGCGCCCCTGCTGATCCTGCTCTTCGCCCTCATCTTCCGCGCGGTCTCCTTTGAATTCCGCAATAAGGTGGAGCACGACAGCTGGCGCGCCCTGTGGGACGGCGTGCACTTTGTCGCCAACCTCATCCCCTGCGTGCTGCTGGGCGTGGCCTTTGCCAACCTCTTCATGGGCATCCCCGTGGACACCCAGGGCGTATACCACGGCAACCTGCTGGGCCTGCTCAACCTTTACGGCCTGGCGGGCGGGGTGTTCTTCCTCTGCATGTTTGTGCTGCACGGGGCCCTGTGGCTGGCCATCAAAAGCCGGGGCGAGCTGCAGACCCGCGCCATCGCCACGGCCTCCTTCGCCTGGCCCGTCATGCTGGTGCTGCTGGTGGCCTTTTTGGCGCTTTCCGCCCTCTACACCAGGCTTTTTGACAACTACCTGGCCATGCCCGCCCTGTGGCTGCTGCCCGTGCTGGCCCTGGCCGGACTCATCGGCGCGCGGGTCATGCTCCGCGCCGGCAAGCTCTGGCTGGCCTGGGGCTGCAGCGCCGTGTTCATCCTGGGCGTAACCTTCTTCGGCGTCATGGGCATGTTCCCAGGCATGATCATCTCCTCCATTGACCCCGCCGCCACGGTGACGGCCTTCAACGGAGCCTCCAGCCAGCTGACCCTCAAAATCATGCTGGGCGTGGCCCTGGTCATGGTGCCCATCGTGCTGGCCTACCAGTTCTGGACCTACCGGCTCTTCTCCGCGCCGGTGACGAAGGAGTATGTGGAGGAGGACGAGCACGCCTATTAA
- a CDS encoding prephenate dehydrogenase/arogenate dehydrogenase family protein: MSRTPTIPQPAATEGFDRALPLLFVGSRGRMGAMLLARAAAAGLNARGVDQPLTPAALAPACADAGLVLLCVPAAVVPAVLASLIPHLPPSAVLADITSVKERPLRQMEAAWPGPVVGTHPLFGPKPDPHGPLPVAIVPGRRVAGHGGDTALPLVEGFFRALGFQTFRTTARQHDEAMARIQSMNFITNLAYFALLAGQDDLLPFLTPSFRRRRDAARKMLTEDAALFTGLFEANPHSYEAVRQYRQLLNLAAAGDVDLLCQRARWWWPDDEDKE; this comes from the coding sequence ATGAGCCGCACCCCAACCATCCCCCAGCCCGCCGCAACCGAGGGCTTTGACCGCGCCCTCCCCCTGCTTTTTGTGGGCTCCCGCGGGCGCATGGGGGCCATGCTGCTGGCCCGCGCCGCCGCTGCGGGCCTCAACGCCCGCGGCGTGGACCAGCCCCTGACCCCCGCCGCCTTGGCCCCGGCCTGCGCGGACGCGGGCCTGGTTCTGCTCTGCGTGCCCGCCGCCGTGGTGCCCGCCGTTCTCGCCAGCCTTATCCCGCACCTGCCGCCCAGCGCCGTGCTGGCCGACATTACCTCCGTCAAGGAGCGCCCCCTGCGCCAGATGGAGGCCGCCTGGCCTGGCCCCGTGGTGGGCACGCACCCCCTCTTCGGCCCCAAGCCGGACCCCCACGGCCCCCTGCCCGTGGCCATCGTGCCCGGCCGCCGCGTTGCCGGACACGGTGGCGACACAGCCCTTCCGCTGGTGGAGGGCTTCTTCCGCGCTCTGGGCTTCCAGACCTTCCGCACCACGGCCCGCCAGCACGACGAGGCCATGGCCCGCATCCAGAGCATGAACTTCATCACCAATCTGGCCTACTTCGCCCTCCTGGCCGGGCAGGACGACCTGCTGCCCTTTCTCACGCCCTCTTTCCGGCGGCGGCGGGACGCGGCCCGCAAAATGCTTACCGAAGACGCCGCCCTGTTCACCGGCCTTTTTGAGGCCAACCCCCACAGCTACGAAGCCGTGCGCCAGTACCGCCAGCTGCTCAACCTGGCCGCCGCCGGCGACGTGGACCTGCTCTGCCAGCGCGCCCGCTGGTGGTGGCCCGACGACGAAGACAAAGAGTAA